In Mercenaria mercenaria strain notata unplaced genomic scaffold, MADL_Memer_1 contig_2778, whole genome shotgun sequence, the following proteins share a genomic window:
- the LOC123537519 gene encoding uncharacterized protein LOC123537519 isoform X1, with translation MNTEKDKERLRDKVNEQNVEIQRLRPEIKKKTSELLALSEEMEIIKKECDEKKSENIMLANQYEAKNNELIQIMSKKTIQVQLYGQRSMGWTSEIEKELIDSLKTEMKSVDDKLELSFFKVSRPSDVLPDIPLLLICVTISRLGTDVINATQGLALAPNMALTIFHHKDEHALPNQASERILMAKELRGAGGIFDMAFKSDMGIYSCDMNINTISSLITFIRRQAT, from the exons ATGAATACAGAGAAAGATAAAGAAAGGCTACGGGATAAAgtaaatgaacaaaatgtagAAATACAAAGACTGAGACCAGAAATTAAAAAGAAGACATCCGAATTGCTAGCGTTGAGTGAGGAAATGGAGATCATAAAGAAAGAATGCGATGAAAAGAAGTCAGAAAACATTATGCTTGCAAACCAATATGAAGCGAAGAATAATGAACTTATTCAAATTATGAGTAAAAAGACAATTCAAG TTCAGCTCTACGGTCAACGAAGCATGGGATGGACATCAGAAATAGAAAAGGAACTCATTGATTCGCTGAAAACCGAAATGAAGTCAGTTGATGACAAGCTAGAACTAAGCTTCTTCAAGGTATCACGTCCCTCAGATGTATTGCCCGACATACCTCTATTGTTGATATGTGTGACGATTTCACGCCTTGGAACTGACGTAATCAACGCAACCCAAGGACTGGCAT TGGCTCCTAATATGGCACTTACGATATTCCATCACAAAGACGAGCACGCCTTGCCTAATCAAGCAAGTGAACGAATACTGATGGCAAAAGAGTTGCGTGGTGCTGGTGGAATATTCGACATGGCCTTCAAGTCTGACATGGGTATCTACTCTTGCGACATGAATATCAACACCATTTCCAGTCTTATAACGTTCATCAGGAGACAAGCGACATAA
- the LOC123537540 gene encoding uncharacterized protein LOC123537540 translates to MGQHFTKTENKFLVECQSQLSQLDGMLLGIASSVDSMHITFTQLLRQLEELNPDKTDGFKQNHFDNIELTKKLLSSVENGLSHQKTTLLQEISQFARMIKRGSDPRKSISNSIPALDDLKIDHYLSTGKVPEVSDKIKKVEHVERHEQPPKDIERNIASLKEQNRLCLTKMKTLEEKSQQLMKENDELKTKITKLENEGIQLVPVQLYCQKRSDQMGLALQEIMTQLSGKEIFGNTKVAFIVCEQSTDIQPNLPLLALCFNASRIGTDATNAIQGIKKSENTALLILHHKDEHALPNQSSERVLADPEFKSLGGIFDIAFLAGKGIYLCERNTLAIVGITTFLTKVLAETPLKIKTI, encoded by the exons ATGGGTCAGCAttttacaaaaactgaaaataaatttctgGTTGAATGTCAG TCTCAATTATCCCAACTGGATGGTATGCTACTTGGCATTGCGTCTTCCGTAGATTCTATGCACATCACGTTTACGCAACTTCTGCGCCAGCTTGAAGAGTTAAATCCAGATAAAACAG ATGGGTTCAAACAAAACCACTTTGACAATATAGAGCTGACGAAGAAACTACTGTCCAGCGTTGAG AATGGTCTTAGTCACCAAAAGACAACGCTGCTACAAGAAATAAGCCAGTTTGCGCGAATGATAAAAAGGGGGTCTGACCCAAGGAAATCTATAAGTAACAGCATCCCAGCATTAGATGATTTGAAGATAGATCATTATTTATCGACCGGGAAAGTTCCAGAGGTTTCTGATAAAATTAAGAAGGTAGAACATGTTGAACGCCATGAACAACCACCTAAAGACATTGAACGTAATATTGCATCACTGAAAGAACAGAACAGACTTTGTTTGACAAAAATGAAGACTTTAGAAGAGAAAAGTCAACAACTTATGAAGGAAAACGATGAGTTAAAAACCAAAATCACAAAACTTGAAAACGAAGGCATTCAGCTAGTGCCAG TTCAGCTCTACTGTCAGAAAAGAAGTGACCAAATGGGGTTGGCTTTGCAAGAAATCATGACTCAGTTAAGTGGGAAGGAGATATTTGGAAACACAAAAGTGGCATTTATAGTTTGTGAACAGTCGACTGACATTCAGCCAAACTTGCCTCTACTTGCTTTAtgctttaatgcttcaagaattGGTACCGATGCCACTAACGCAATCCAAGGAATAAAAA aaTCCGAAAATACTGCATTATTGATTCTTCATCACAAGGATGAACATGCACTACCAAACCAAAGCAGCGAGAGAGTTTTGGCAGATCCGGAATTTAAATCGTTGGGAGGTATTTTCGATATAGCTTTTCTGGCTGGCAAAGGAATATATCTCTGCGAAAGGAATACACTTGCCATTGTTGGAATTACGACATTCCTGACAAAAGTGCTGGCAGAAACTCCTCTGAAAATTAAGACAATATAA